Proteins encoded by one window of Actinocorallia herbida:
- a CDS encoding DUF2283 domain-containing protein, which yields MNVIARRVLQLHDVDGQGVGDVVVSIGQPYLDPEGEGEWACPYAIEGLGEWDGQYQIAGEDAVQALQLVQGVIWGVLTGSEMSHRLRLWGRPDLGFPSPFHRVRVVHEPASNSAYIGFSGVFDHDGDAVDQLELDGRDGELAAILDFAHSGELVGIELFDAAVRLPEGMRQRTHPAEP from the coding sequence GTGAACGTGATCGCCAGGCGGGTGCTGCAACTCCACGACGTCGACGGGCAAGGGGTCGGCGACGTCGTCGTGTCGATCGGCCAGCCCTACCTCGACCCGGAGGGCGAAGGGGAGTGGGCGTGCCCGTACGCCATCGAGGGGCTCGGCGAGTGGGACGGGCAGTACCAGATCGCCGGTGAGGACGCCGTGCAGGCGCTCCAGCTCGTTCAGGGCGTCATCTGGGGGGTGCTGACGGGCTCGGAGATGAGCCACCGGCTCCGGCTGTGGGGAAGGCCCGATCTGGGCTTCCCGTCGCCGTTCCACCGGGTCAGGGTCGTGCACGAGCCGGCCTCCAACAGCGCCTACATCGGTTTCTCCGGCGTCTTCGACCATGACGGCGACGCCGTCGACCAGCTCGAGCTCGACGGCCGCGACGGGGAGCTCGCGGCGATCCTCGACTTCGCCCACTCCGGGGAGCTGGTCGGCATCGAGCTGTTCGACGCGGCGGTCCGGCTGCCCGAGGGGATGCGGCAGCGCACCCACCCGGCGGAGCCGTGA
- a CDS encoding dipeptidase yields MSEALRTRVRGLMGRARDDLAELVAFRSVYDPSQYPEQECRGAAQWVLDACRAEGLTDAGLHEMPDGSVAVVARKAAPAGKPTVLLYSHYDVQPPGDETAWLTDPWHLTDQPDGRWYGRGAADCKGNLVMHLTALRALGPDLPVGVVLVAEGSEEQGGAGLEEFVPAHPDLTRADIVLVADSGNVEVGVPTFTRTLRGTVNVVVSVATLEGPMHSGSYGGPAPDALVALIRVLGSLHDEKGNVTVRGLEADQRWAGVAYPEDRFRADAGVLDGVGLTGGGTVADHVWARPALTVLGIDCPPVVGSAAAVQASARARLNLRVPPGTDAHEALRLLTAHLEEVAPWQVRLTVEPEAVGEPFSARTGGPAYNLMSEAFKSAFGQDPVSQGQGGSIPLCTVFQRTYPDAEIMLFGVEEPSCLIHAPNESVDPSEIEHFAYAEALFLGSL; encoded by the coding sequence GTGAGCGAAGCGTTGCGGACGAGGGTGCGGGGGCTCATGGGGAGGGCCCGTGACGATCTCGCGGAACTCGTGGCGTTCCGGTCCGTGTACGACCCGAGCCAGTACCCCGAGCAGGAGTGCCGGGGCGCCGCCCAATGGGTGCTCGACGCGTGCAGGGCCGAGGGCCTGACCGACGCGGGGCTCCATGAGATGCCCGATGGGTCGGTGGCCGTCGTGGCCCGTAAGGCCGCGCCCGCAGGCAAGCCGACGGTTCTCCTCTACAGCCACTACGACGTGCAGCCACCCGGAGACGAGACGGCCTGGCTGACCGACCCGTGGCATCTCACCGACCAGCCGGACGGCCGCTGGTACGGGCGCGGCGCGGCCGACTGCAAGGGCAACCTCGTGATGCACCTGACGGCTCTGCGCGCGCTGGGTCCCGACCTGCCTGTGGGGGTCGTCCTGGTCGCCGAGGGGTCGGAGGAACAGGGCGGGGCGGGGCTTGAGGAGTTCGTGCCGGCGCACCCCGACCTGACGCGGGCCGACATCGTGCTCGTCGCCGACAGCGGGAACGTCGAGGTCGGCGTCCCGACCTTCACCCGGACGCTGCGCGGGACGGTGAACGTCGTCGTCTCGGTGGCGACGCTGGAAGGGCCGATGCACTCGGGCTCCTACGGCGGCCCCGCGCCGGACGCCCTCGTCGCGCTCATCCGCGTCCTCGGCTCACTGCACGACGAGAAGGGGAACGTGACGGTCCGGGGGCTGGAGGCGGACCAGCGCTGGGCGGGCGTCGCCTATCCCGAGGACCGCTTCCGCGCGGACGCCGGGGTCCTGGACGGGGTCGGCCTCACGGGCGGCGGGACGGTCGCCGACCACGTGTGGGCGCGGCCCGCCCTGACCGTGCTCGGCATCGACTGCCCGCCCGTCGTCGGGTCGGCCGCGGCGGTCCAGGCGAGCGCGCGGGCGCGGCTGAACCTGCGCGTGCCGCCGGGCACCGACGCGCACGAGGCGCTGCGGCTGCTCACCGCGCACCTGGAGGAGGTCGCTCCCTGGCAGGTGAGGCTGACGGTCGAGCCCGAGGCGGTAGGTGAGCCGTTCAGCGCGCGCACGGGCGGCCCGGCGTACAACCTCATGAGCGAGGCGTTCAAGTCGGCGTTCGGACAGGACCCGGTGAGTCAGGGCCAAGGCGGGTCGATCCCTCTGTGCACGGTCTTCCAGCGGACCTATCCCGACGCGGAGATCATGCTGTTCGGGGTCGAGGAGCCCTCCTGCCTCATCCACGCGCCCAACGAGAGCGTGGACCCGTCCGAGATCGAGCACTTCGCTTACGCCGAGGCCCTGTTCCTCGGCTCCCTCTAG
- a CDS encoding circularly permuted type 2 ATP-grasp protein produces MADIFDDYQPAAAWDEMFERAGVPRAAYGPVLAALQPLDPAELRFRADQLARVFTDRGVTFDYAGEERPFPLDLIPRVLDALEWPTLERGVRQRVLALESFLADVYGPGEIFKDGLVPWRLISTSAHFHREVSGLTPPNGVRAHISGIDLIRDEDGRFRVLEDNVRTPSGVSYVMENRLAMTRTFPGLFAEQHVHPVDEYPARLLAALRASAPRDVADPVVAVLTPGVGNAAYFEHTLLARLMGVELVEGRDLICAGNRVYIQTTQGRRPVHVIYRRIDDAYLDPLHFNGGSVIGCPGIVNAARAGNLTIANAVGNGVADDKLIYTYVPEMIRYYLGEEPVLDNVESYRLEDPDVISWVLDRLDRLVLKPVDGAGGKGIVIGPHADAATLEALRETVVRDPRGWLAQRPVSLSTVPTLTDRGPAPRHVDLRPFAVNDGEDVWVLPGGLTRVALPEGELVVNSSQGGGSKDTWVLAADRSSAQAPEDPPIPLPRTFADVTVPQGGPGHGSTIEGAQQQ; encoded by the coding sequence ATGGCGGACATCTTCGATGACTATCAGCCCGCGGCGGCCTGGGACGAGATGTTCGAACGTGCCGGAGTGCCCCGGGCGGCCTACGGGCCCGTCCTGGCGGCGCTGCAACCGCTGGACCCGGCCGAGCTGCGCTTCCGGGCCGACCAGCTGGCACGCGTCTTCACCGACCGCGGCGTCACCTTCGACTACGCGGGGGAGGAGCGGCCCTTCCCCCTCGACCTCATCCCCAGGGTGCTCGACGCGCTGGAGTGGCCCACCCTGGAGCGCGGCGTCCGGCAGCGGGTCCTCGCCCTGGAGTCCTTCCTCGCCGACGTCTACGGGCCCGGTGAGATCTTCAAGGACGGCCTGGTGCCGTGGCGGCTCATCAGCACCTCCGCGCACTTCCACCGCGAGGTGAGCGGGCTCACGCCGCCCAACGGGGTGCGCGCCCACATCTCCGGCATCGACCTCATCCGTGACGAGGACGGGCGCTTCCGCGTCCTCGAAGACAACGTCCGCACTCCGTCCGGCGTGAGCTACGTCATGGAGAACCGGCTGGCGATGACCAGGACGTTCCCCGGGCTCTTCGCCGAGCAGCACGTCCACCCCGTCGACGAGTACCCCGCCCGCCTGCTGGCCGCCCTGCGCGCGTCGGCGCCCCGCGACGTCGCCGACCCCGTGGTGGCGGTGCTCACACCCGGCGTCGGCAACGCCGCGTACTTCGAGCACACCCTTCTGGCCCGTCTGATGGGCGTGGAACTCGTCGAAGGCCGCGACTTGATATGCGCGGGGAACCGCGTCTACATCCAGACGACGCAGGGACGCCGCCCCGTACATGTCATCTACCGCCGCATAGACGACGCCTACCTCGACCCGCTGCACTTCAACGGGGGGAGCGTCATCGGCTGCCCCGGCATCGTCAACGCCGCGCGCGCCGGCAACCTCACCATCGCCAACGCGGTCGGCAACGGCGTCGCCGACGACAAGCTGATCTACACCTATGTGCCCGAGATGATCCGGTACTACCTCGGCGAGGAGCCCGTCCTGGACAACGTCGAGTCCTACCGGCTGGAGGACCCCGACGTCATCTCCTGGGTGCTCGACCGGCTCGACCGGCTCGTCCTCAAGCCCGTCGACGGGGCGGGCGGCAAGGGCATCGTCATCGGCCCCCACGCCGACGCCGCGACCCTCGAGGCGCTGCGCGAGACCGTCGTGCGGGACCCGCGCGGCTGGCTCGCCCAGCGGCCCGTCTCGCTCTCGACCGTGCCGACCCTCACCGACCGCGGGCCGGCCCCCCGGCACGTCGACCTGCGCCCGTTCGCGGTCAACGACGGCGAGGACGTGTGGGTGCTGCCCGGCGGCCTCACCCGCGTCGCGCTGCCCGAAGGGGAGCTCGTCGTGAACTCCTCCCAAGGCGGCGGCTCGAAGGACACCTGGGTGCTGGCCGCCGACCGGTCGTCCGCCCAGGCCCCCGAAGACCCGCCCATCCCCTTGCCCCGCACCTTCGCCGACGTCACCGTCCCGCAGGGCGGGCCCGGTCACGGGTCGACGATCGAAGGAGCACAGCAGCAGTGA
- a CDS encoding alpha-E domain-containing protein, whose translation MSTGLLSRIAETLFWIGRYVERADDTARILDVHLHRMLEEPSGDVDAGCRALSAILGVPPGDGRIDIGTVLSRLAYDDGTPSAIAGALQAARTGGRSVREVISTEMWECLNVTWHELDDRRRAAERLGPHVFLRYVRERAALFSGLADATMSRDEGWHFLVLGRSVERIDMTARLLSLRMPSASYAPDWSMLLRASGADESYIRTHGGTGEPRLVAAFLLLDRLFPRSVLHVLTLAEDCLAVLDPDPARAGFTDAARRPIGRLRTRLEYTDAAQLLEQLPELLTALQHTCVRATEAVADKYFQYALPVAWEQEG comes from the coding sequence GTGAGCACAGGACTGCTCAGCCGCATCGCCGAGACCCTCTTCTGGATCGGCCGCTACGTCGAGCGCGCCGACGACACCGCCCGCATCCTCGACGTCCACCTGCACCGCATGCTGGAGGAACCGTCCGGCGACGTGGACGCCGGATGCCGCGCCCTCTCGGCGATCCTCGGCGTGCCGCCCGGCGACGGCCGCATCGACATCGGCACCGTCCTTTCCCGGCTCGCCTACGACGACGGGACGCCTTCGGCCATCGCCGGCGCGCTCCAGGCGGCCCGCACGGGCGGCCGCAGCGTGCGCGAGGTCATCTCCACCGAGATGTGGGAGTGCCTGAACGTCACCTGGCACGAGCTCGACGACCGCCGCCGCGCCGCCGAGCGCCTGGGCCCGCACGTCTTCCTGCGCTACGTCAGGGAGCGGGCCGCGCTGTTCTCCGGCCTCGCCGACGCGACCATGAGCCGCGACGAGGGCTGGCACTTCCTCGTCCTGGGACGCAGCGTGGAGCGGATCGACATGACGGCCCGGCTGCTTTCGCTGCGGATGCCGTCGGCGTCCTACGCGCCCGACTGGTCGATGCTCCTTAGAGCCAGCGGGGCGGACGAGTCCTACATCCGCACCCACGGGGGCACCGGGGAACCCCGCCTTGTGGCGGCGTTCCTCCTCCTGGACAGGCTGTTCCCCCGCTCGGTCCTGCACGTGCTGACCCTCGCCGAGGACTGCCTCGCCGTCCTGGACCCCGACCCCGCGCGCGCCGGGTTCACCGACGCGGCCCGGCGCCCGATCGGCCGGCTGCGCACCCGGCTGGAGTACACCGACGCCGCGCAGCTGCTGGAACAGCTGCCGGAGCTGCTCACGGCGCTCCAGCACACCTGCGTACGCGCCACCGAGGCGGTCGCCGACAAGTACTTCCAGTACGCGCTCCCCGTGGCCTGGGAACAGGAGGGCTGA
- a CDS encoding transglutaminase family protein encodes MGWRLQITHTTRVSYDGDARASYNEVRMAPLTLPGQTVLGNRLTVEPHVPVWSYWDYWGSEVSSFDLQGTHEELVLVARSTVETSAPAPLPDSPSWSELPACVESLRLEEYLVPTPRTELSADLAEEVRALTAGAEPHEAALLVSGRVHDRLAYVPGVTSVYTSAQEAWEDGRGVCQDFAHLAVGMLREVGLPARYVSGYLHPDPSASPGDTLEGQSHAWIEYWAGDWVPYDPTNGISVGERHVTVARGRDYTDVPPLKGIYHGAPSSTMDVRVEVTRLG; translated from the coding sequence ATGGGCTGGCGACTTCAGATCACGCACACCACCCGCGTCTCCTACGACGGCGACGCGCGCGCTTCTTACAACGAGGTGCGGATGGCGCCTTTGACGCTCCCCGGCCAGACCGTCCTGGGCAACCGGCTCACGGTCGAGCCGCACGTGCCCGTCTGGTCCTATTGGGATTACTGGGGAAGCGAGGTCTCGTCCTTCGACCTGCAGGGGACCCACGAGGAACTCGTCCTGGTGGCGCGCAGCACCGTGGAGACCAGCGCGCCCGCGCCCCTGCCGGACTCCCCGAGCTGGTCGGAGCTGCCCGCCTGCGTGGAGAGCCTTCGGCTGGAGGAGTACCTCGTGCCCACGCCCCGCACGGAGCTGTCGGCGGACCTCGCCGAGGAGGTCCGCGCGCTGACCGCGGGGGCCGAGCCGCACGAGGCGGCGCTGCTGGTGTCCGGACGGGTCCACGACCGGCTCGCGTACGTGCCGGGCGTCACGAGCGTGTACACGAGCGCGCAGGAGGCGTGGGAGGACGGGCGGGGCGTCTGCCAGGACTTCGCGCACCTCGCCGTCGGAATGCTCAGAGAGGTCGGCCTGCCCGCGCGCTATGTCTCGGGCTACCTGCACCCCGACCCTTCGGCCTCCCCAGGGGACACCCTGGAGGGCCAGAGCCACGCGTGGATCGAGTACTGGGCGGGCGACTGGGTGCCGTACGACCCCACCAACGGCATCTCCGTGGGCGAGCGCCACGTGACCGTCGCCCGGGGCCGCGACTACACCGACGTGCCGCCGCTGAAGGGGATCTACCACGGGGCCCCGAGCAGCACCATGGACGTCCGGGTGGAGGTCACCCGGCTGGGCTGA
- a CDS encoding neutral zinc metallopeptidase gives MLFKRLLPLSLMAVLATSACTFQLGDPVAVQPTPQTSVKTDAPQTGDGPATEEPGVPTANQSFSDSEVTQEINDAVEVVNTYWQTHWSEFFTGTYSAPQVRGSYSGTDPNRFTCSGEPAAEMNAYYCIQEDYVAWDFNLMREGYAQGDAWIYLVVAHEWGHAIQNRLDDSLVDVAGELQADCLAGAVLYGSTTDGILQWEPGDTAEISAGLTTLGDESPWADPSSHGDSIERVSAFGKGRIGGVAGCLASS, from the coding sequence ATGCTGTTCAAGCGCCTCCTTCCGCTTTCCCTCATGGCCGTCCTCGCGACGTCCGCCTGCACCTTCCAGCTCGGCGATCCCGTCGCGGTCCAGCCGACCCCGCAGACCTCGGTGAAGACCGACGCGCCGCAGACCGGCGACGGCCCGGCCACCGAGGAGCCCGGCGTCCCGACCGCCAACCAGTCCTTCTCCGACTCCGAGGTCACCCAGGAGATCAACGACGCGGTCGAGGTCGTCAACACCTACTGGCAGACCCACTGGAGCGAGTTCTTCACCGGCACCTACAGCGCGCCGCAGGTCCGCGGCTCCTACTCCGGCACCGACCCGAACCGCTTCACCTGCTCCGGCGAGCCCGCCGCCGAGATGAACGCCTACTACTGCATCCAGGAGGACTACGTCGCCTGGGACTTCAACCTCATGCGCGAGGGCTACGCGCAAGGCGACGCCTGGATCTACCTGGTCGTCGCGCACGAGTGGGGACACGCCATCCAGAACCGCCTCGACGACAGCCTCGTGGACGTGGCCGGCGAGCTCCAGGCCGACTGCCTCGCCGGCGCCGTCCTGTACGGCTCGACCACTGACGGCATCCTCCAGTGGGAGCCCGGCGACACCGCCGAGATCAGCGCGGGCCTGACCACCCTCGGCGACGAGAGCCCCTGGGCCGACCCGAGCAGTCACGGCGACTCCATCGAGCGCGTGAGCGCCTTCGGCAAGGGCCGCATCGGCGGCGTCGCCGGCTGCCTCGCCTCCTCCTGA
- a CDS encoding ROK family transcriptional regulator, with protein sequence MHANPTQAPVRHGAMRAQNLGLVLGEVARGGPLTRAALAELTGLTKTTVSRLVADLLDAELVREAPAVSGGERGRPGVEVSLSGDRVAALGLEVNVAYLAACVVDLTRDVRVRKVIHRDNRAERPEDVLAAVRALGDEAASEASDLLIAGTVLAIPGPVGRGRVHNAPNLGWRDVEVAALFGRPVTVENEANMAALGEREFGEAPADFLYVSGETGVGAGLVSGGALYRGVLGVAGELGHVAVSSEGPSCRCGATGCLEVYAGRDTLPSSEALASGDLSALEACRSAGHALGVALSSAVNLLDPGTIVLGGVYAPLFPWLAPAVREVLAQRLARLRPALPALTASTTGPDAAVLGAAGQVLQRVIREPGTYAGRSGA encoded by the coding sequence ATGCACGCGAACCCCACACAGGCGCCGGTGCGGCACGGCGCGATGCGCGCGCAGAACCTCGGACTCGTCCTCGGCGAGGTGGCCCGCGGCGGGCCGCTCACCCGCGCGGCCCTGGCCGAGCTGACCGGGCTCACCAAGACGACGGTGTCCCGGCTGGTCGCCGATCTGCTGGACGCCGAGCTGGTGCGGGAGGCCCCGGCCGTCTCCGGCGGGGAGCGCGGCAGGCCCGGCGTGGAGGTCAGCCTGAGCGGCGACCGGGTGGCCGCCCTCGGCCTGGAGGTCAACGTCGCCTACCTCGCCGCGTGCGTCGTCGACCTGACGCGCGACGTACGCGTGCGCAAGGTGATCCACCGGGACAACCGCGCGGAGCGGCCGGAAGACGTCCTGGCCGCCGTGCGCGCGCTAGGGGACGAGGCCGCTTCCGAAGCGTCCGACCTGCTGATCGCGGGCACCGTCCTGGCGATCCCCGGGCCCGTCGGACGGGGCCGGGTGCACAACGCGCCGAACCTCGGCTGGCGCGACGTCGAGGTGGCCGCCCTCTTCGGCCGGCCCGTCACCGTCGAGAACGAGGCCAACATGGCGGCCCTCGGAGAACGCGAGTTCGGCGAGGCCCCGGCGGACTTCCTGTACGTCTCCGGGGAGACGGGCGTCGGAGCGGGCCTCGTCAGCGGAGGCGCCCTCTACCGGGGCGTCCTGGGCGTCGCCGGGGAACTCGGCCATGTGGCCGTCTCCTCCGAGGGCCCGTCCTGCCGGTGCGGGGCGACCGGCTGCCTTGAGGTGTACGCGGGCCGGGACACCCTGCCCTCCTCCGAAGCCCTCGCCTCCGGCGACCTCTCCGCCCTCGAAGCCTGCCGAAGCGCAGGGCACGCCCTGGGCGTCGCCCTGTCTTCCGCCGTCAACCTCCTCGACCCGGGCACGATCGTCCTCGGCGGCGTCTACGCCCCGCTGTTCCCCTGGCTGGCCCCCGCGGTCCGCGAGGTCCTCGCCCAGCGCCTGGCCCGCCTGCGCCCGGCGCTGCCCGCGCTGACCGCCTCCACCACCGGTCCCGACGCCGCGGTCCTGGGCGCCGCCGGCCAGGTGCTGCAGCGCGTCATCCGGGAGCCGGGAACGTACGCCGGACGCTCCGGCGCCTGA
- the xylA gene encoding xylose isomerase, with amino-acid sequence MTAYTPRPEDKFTFGLWTVGWEARDPFGDATRAPLDPVESVHKLAELGAYGVTFHDDDLLAVEKDRAKAIERFKGALADTGLKVPMATTNLFTHPVFKDGAFTSNDRDIRRYALRKVIRNIDLAAELGATTYVCWGGREGAESDGAKDVRVALDRFKESFDILTSYVIDKGYDLRFAIEPKPNEPRGDILLPTIGHALAFINSLEHPELVGLNPEVGHEQMAGLNFVHGIAQALWHGKLFHIDLNGQHGPKYDQDLIFGHGDLKSAFFLVDLLENGGYEGPRHFDYKPLRTDVDVWPSAAANMRTYLILKEKAAAYRADPEVAEALAASHAPELARPALAEGESLADLLSEDFDAEAAGQRDRAYTRLNQLAIEHILGVRG; translated from the coding sequence GTGACCGCCTACACCCCGAGGCCCGAGGACAAGTTCACGTTCGGTCTGTGGACCGTCGGCTGGGAGGCCCGCGACCCGTTCGGCGACGCCACCCGCGCGCCCCTCGACCCCGTCGAGTCCGTCCACAAGCTGGCCGAGCTGGGCGCCTACGGCGTCACCTTCCACGACGACGACCTCCTGGCCGTCGAGAAGGACCGCGCCAAGGCGATCGAGCGCTTCAAGGGCGCGCTGGCCGACACGGGCCTCAAGGTCCCCATGGCCACCACCAACCTCTTCACCCACCCCGTCTTCAAGGACGGCGCCTTCACCAGCAACGACCGGGACATCCGCCGGTACGCGCTGCGCAAGGTCATCCGCAACATCGACCTCGCCGCCGAGCTGGGCGCCACCACCTACGTCTGCTGGGGCGGCCGGGAGGGCGCGGAGTCCGACGGCGCCAAGGACGTCCGCGTCGCGCTGGACCGCTTCAAGGAGTCCTTCGACATCCTCACGTCCTACGTGATCGACAAGGGCTACGACCTCCGCTTCGCCATCGAGCCGAAGCCGAACGAGCCCCGCGGCGACATCCTGCTGCCGACCATCGGCCACGCCCTGGCGTTCATCAACTCCCTGGAGCACCCCGAGCTCGTCGGCCTCAACCCCGAGGTCGGCCACGAGCAGATGGCGGGCCTGAACTTCGTCCACGGCATCGCCCAGGCGCTGTGGCACGGCAAGCTCTTCCACATCGACCTGAACGGCCAGCACGGCCCCAAGTACGACCAGGACCTGATCTTCGGCCACGGCGACCTGAAGAGCGCGTTCTTCCTCGTCGACCTGCTGGAGAACGGCGGCTACGAGGGCCCCCGCCACTTCGACTACAAGCCGCTGCGCACCGACGTCGACGTGTGGCCTTCGGCCGCCGCCAACATGCGCACCTACCTGATCCTCAAGGAGAAGGCCGCCGCGTACCGCGCGGACCCCGAGGTGGCCGAGGCGCTCGCCGCGAGCCACGCCCCCGAACTGGCCCGCCCGGCGCTCGCCGAAGGCGAATCCCTCGCCGACCTGCTCTCCGAGGACTTCGACGCCGAGGCCGCCGGGCAGCGCGACCGCGCCTACACCCGGCTCAACCAGCTCGCCATCGAGCACATCCTCGGGGTCCGCGGATGA